GGCCGGCTCGACGCGAATACGGCCGCCCCGGCGGCATCGCACAGCGGTTGAATGCAGGCTAAAATGGCCGCGCGCTCGTGAAGACCGCGCTTCTCAATCTGCTCCCACCATGCGCGAAACCGTTCGATATCGTACACGGGTTGCGTAATCAAGAAGCGTGCGCCCGCATTCAACTTCTTCGCAAGCCGAATCAGTTGCATTTCCATCGGATCCGCAAATGGCGCCGCGACGGCGCCCAGACAGAACGGTCCCACGCTTTCGAAACGTTCCGGATATACCGCCGAACCTTCGGCCAAGCGGGTCAATGCATCAATCAACTGAATCGAGTCTATGTCGTACACATTCTTGGCGGGACGGCACACGCCGAGGGTCTGATGCGTGCCGCTGGTGCAGAAGATGTTCCGCACGCCCAGCGCCTGCGCGCCGAGACATTCCGCCAGCAACGCAATGCGGTTCCGGTCGCGCGTTACGATGTGCAGGATGGTTTCGAGGCCTTCCGACGCGACAATCCCCGCCGCGGCCAGCGCCGACATGCACACGCCATGGCGGTTATCGCTCAAACCGATCGCGTCAACCTTGCCGGCAAACCGTTTCGCGGTCGCGCGAAGCGGCGCGGCGTCCCCGCTCTTCGGCGGTTCAACCTCGACGAGCAGGATCGGTTTTCCCGAGTCTATCCTTGCCTGGAGTCCCGCGGCCTTTTCACTCATACGTCTTTACCTTCACCCAATGTCTGCATTCGCTCCAAATCCTTCCGCCGGACAACGACGCCGTTGCCGGACAAGACATCACACAAGAATCGGGCTTTCACCCAATGCCCTGAACCGTTCCACGGCGTCGCGGATTAGCACTTGAAGATCGCTGCCGGGCAGGCAATGAATGATTTCAGCGCGTTCCGGCTCCATGCCTATTTCGGCCAAGAGACGCCGCGCCGTGCGTATGCGGATTTCGGCGCGGTAGTTGCCCTGCGCCAGATGGCATTCTCCCCGGGGACACGCCACCACGAGAACACCCCGTCCGCCCGATTCGATGGCATGAAAAAGATACTGCGGATCGGTCTTGCCGCTGCACGGCAATTCTTTCACGCGCACATGAACACCATCCTGAGTCCATTGGCGCGGGAGAAGAACACCCGCGGGAATACAACGATGACAAACGTATACTGTCACGCCCGTATAAACGGTTTCACTCATGAGGTTCTCACTGCGCATCGCCGAAAAACAAATATCTTTTCCGGACGGCCTTGTCGGGTATGCCATGCAATCCTACAGGAAGGAACGCTCTGGACAGCCTCAATCCATGCACCGATTATAGCCGCCGACCGGAAGGCTTGTCAAAAAAAATTGCATAATTTATTTTCAGTCATGGATTTGCCGTTCTTCATACTCTTCGAATCCCTGCCGGGAGACGTTTTCGCCTCAAGATGTAATTATGCACTATTACAGCAGCATATAATCATACCTTTTAGTATGAATTTAAAACGAATGCTACAAAATTGTTGAATTGTCGTTTCAGATACCGGACATAAATCAATCCCGCAAGCCTTCGATACTTGTTCATCCCGCGAAGCATGTTCCGCCGCGGCTGGGCGTTGGCAACATTTTGCACAACAAGGCAGGTTGTGAAATCTTGGGTCGTTCAGGCGTTGCGTCGGCTGCCCGCAGGACCGCAAAGCACGAAGTGGACAGATGCCAAGCCAAAACGGTACCTTACCCCGCATGGAAAACGTGATTATCCGATCCATTGCCGATGGCGATGCCGCGGCGCTTGAATCCGTGTACAATGCGCTGGGCGCGGAGTCGAAGCGCACGTTCCATCCCTTGGGAGATCGGACGACCGTCGAAGCATGCGAGGCCATTATCGCCGAAAACGCGCCGGAAGCCGGCAAAAAATTCGACATGGTGGCCGTGACGAACGGACAGATCATCGGATGGAGTTTCCTCTGGAATCTGTCTTCGGATTGCCCTACCTTCGGCTTGGGCGTCACGGACGAATGGCAGGGAAAAGGGTTGGGCCGACGTCTCATGGATCATGTCCTTGCCGAAGCGGCCCGGCGCGGCATTCCGAGGATTTCCCTGACCGTGGTGCAGGACAACGATCGTGCGCGCGGCATGTACGAGCGGCGCGGCTTCGTTCGGCAGGAATCTTTTTTGGGCGATGACGGTTTGCCTTACTACTACATGACGCTGGAATTGCCCATACAGAGGCAGGAGGAAGCCACGTGATCACAGCCGGCATCGACGCGGGATCCCGCGCGCTGAAGATAGTGCTTTTCGACGCCGATGCCAACACAATTCTCGCGGAAGGCGCCGCGGATCAATCCATTGATCAGCAGGCCCTCGCGGAACGACTGCTGGAATCGCTGCTGGAAAACGCAGGCATCGCGCGCGAAACGCTGGGCGGAATTGTCGCGACAGGGTACGGCCGCAACCTCATCCAATGCGCCGGCACAACCGTCACGGAGATCACCTGCCATGCGCGCGGCGTCCGCTTTATTGCGCCCGATGCTATGACCATCATCGAAATCGGCGGCCAAGACAGCAAATTGATCCGGCTTGATGCAAAGGGAAATGTCCGCGATTTCAGCATGAACGACCGGTGCGCCGCCGGCACGGGCCGTTTTTTCGAGGTGGTTGCATCGCGGCTGGGCGCCGATTGGGCCACGCTCGATCAATGGGCCGGGCAATCCGCCGCACCCGCCTCCATCAGCAGCACTTGCGTCGTCTTTGCCGAAACGGAAATCATCGGATTGCTCGCATCCGGCACGCCGCCCGCCGA
The window above is part of the Candidatus Hydrogenedentota bacterium genome. Proteins encoded here:
- a CDS encoding acyl-CoA dehydratase activase — translated: MITAGIDAGSRALKIVLFDADANTILAEGAADQSIDQQALAERLLESLLENAGIARETLGGIVATGYGRNLIQCAGTTVTEITCHARGVRFIAPDAMTIIEIGGQDSKLIRLDAKGNVRDFSMNDRCAAGTGRFFEVVASRLGADWATLDQWAGQSAAPASISSTCVVFAETEIIGLLASGTPPADIVAGVQLSIAKRVVAMAGRHVEAPILFTGGVALVPGMAKAIETALDRPVRMAEKPQFTGALGAAIMAATRT
- a CDS encoding methylenetetrahydrofolate reductase — protein: MSEKAAGLQARIDSGKPILLVEVEPPKSGDAAPLRATAKRFAGKVDAIGLSDNRHGVCMSALAAAGIVASEGLETILHIVTRDRNRIALLAECLGAQALGVRNIFCTSGTHQTLGVCRPAKNVYDIDSIQLIDALTRLAEGSAVYPERFESVGPFCLGAVAAPFADPMEMQLIRLAKKLNAGARFLITQPVYDIERFRAWWEQIEKRGLHERAAILACIQPLCDAAGAAVFASSRPSPLVPRELLDALSSAGDTQAQREAGIGIALETIRQLSGLKGLRGFQICAEDDESAALEIIERAGLGVR
- a CDS encoding hydrogenase iron-sulfur subunit, whose amino-acid sequence is MSETVYTGVTVYVCHRCIPAGVLLPRQWTQDGVHVRVKELPCSGKTDPQYLFHAIESGGRGVLVVACPRGECHLAQGNYRAEIRIRTARRLLAEIGMEPERAEIIHCLPGSDLQVLIRDAVERFRALGESPILV
- a CDS encoding GNAT family N-acetyltransferase; the encoded protein is MENVIIRSIADGDAAALESVYNALGAESKRTFHPLGDRTTVEACEAIIAENAPEAGKKFDMVAVTNGQIIGWSFLWNLSSDCPTFGLGVTDEWQGKGLGRRLMDHVLAEAARRGIPRISLTVVQDNDRARGMYERRGFVRQESFLGDDGLPYYYMTLELPIQRQEEAT